A single window of Anopheles moucheti chromosome 2, idAnoMoucSN_F20_07, whole genome shotgun sequence DNA harbors:
- the LOC128310748 gene encoding uncharacterized protein LOC128310748, whose amino-acid sequence MTVMADWRVRSTKSHLDKLVEIMERNPELVKGGGSNPTSFWKSVALELNSMGPAVKEAAAWKRSWIEKKSVVKKKLSHNKKELQQTGGGKPAMNTLSELEERIAAVTNMRDITNRIEGSLCIGIGNPLEQPGPSHHTQLSDPGPLYHTEFSDLGPSHHIQSSEPGPNHIQSSEPEPHHIQSSEPGPSHQTQSSEQPTPPDQQRDRGDRGPRGVGFTLI is encoded by the exons ATGACCGTTATGGCGGATTG GAGAGTTCGTTCTACTAAAAGTCATCTGGACAAACTGGTGGAAATTATGGAGCGAAACCCCGAGCTGGTAAAAGGTGGGGGTTCAAATCCTACATCTTTTTGGAAGAGTGTGGCTTTGGAGCTTAACTCCATGGGGCCAGCTGTGAAGGAAGCAGCTGCTTGGAAAAGG AGTTGGATTGAAAAAAAGTCGGtggttaaaaaaaagcttagcCACAATAAGAAAGAATTGCAGCAGACAGGAGGTGGGAAACCGGCAATGAACACTCTCAGTGAACTGGAAGAGCGAATAGCTGCAGTTACGAATATGCGAGACATCACCAACAGGATTGAAGGTAGTCTATGCATCGGTATAGGAAATCCGTTGGAGCAGCCCGGACCATCACACCACACTCAGCTCTCGGACCCTGGACCATTATACCATACCGAGTTCTCTGACCTTGGACCATCACATCACATTCAGTCCTCAGAGCCCGGACCAAATCACATTCAGTCCTCAGAGCCCGAACCGCATCACATTCAGTCCTCAGAGCCCGGACCATCGCACCAAACCCAGTCCTCGGAGCAACCCACACCTCCTGACCAGCAACGTGACCGCGGCGACCGCGGCCCACGTGGAGTTGGCTTTACCTTGATTTGA